The Anabaena sp. WA102 genome contains a region encoding:
- a CDS encoding DUF1823 family protein: MSNLPPLNTETIWAIINDTIDDATVNQLLWYHLGYRYDAITETWDNSQVSSTWRDEYSQPPDFIASRPAIMKLTRSIPQENKQILKGRLGFKGYKIGEFGPRQTRRATSANWLLSYMLITTGTIE, encoded by the coding sequence ATGTCTAATCTTCCACCGCTAAATACAGAAACAATTTGGGCAATTATTAACGATACAATTGATGATGCCACTGTAAACCAATTATTATGGTATCACTTAGGTTATCGTTATGATGCGATTACAGAAACTTGGGATAATAGTCAAGTATCATCAACATGGCGAGATGAATATTCACAACCACCGGATTTTATTGCTTCTCGTCCAGCAATTATGAAATTAACTCGTTCTATTCCCCAGGAAAATAAACAGATACTCAAGGGAAGACTCGGTTTTAAAGGCTACAAAATTGGTGAATTTGGTCCTCGACAAACTCGCAGAGCCACATCAGCAAATTGGTTATTAAGTTATATGTTAATAACCACTGGTACAATTGAGTAA
- a CDS encoding sugar transferase produces MLEIGFETNRGSIQLVKLPRFISLFLIMGDIFGLFVCLGISSYGTLDHPLIGFDLFVYGFILLTLTGMYLLNTYHPEKEIAGLQAPTRILISSLIVAIITSVLINLSGNWEGNSVGMRGILLVNLGIFTIWAMILRIWAFNWWRSQAQQSRWLMLGANNHAIKFAQMFLTQNPLGRLVILTETGQHIPELAEIEPQLSHEGSLNDLSYWSHQPLSGVVVGTQIGLSDQQVQSLMQLRLKGIPVYRLPDIWETLCYKLPSSLLEDEWFAFSSGFNLVFCGGSLKIKEIMDIIVTGLLSLLVSPLMIFVGLIIKLDSPGPIFYSQLRTGLYGKPFRVYKFRSMYQDAEKRGAQWASQRDPRITRVGYWLRVLRIDELPQIWNVLCGEMSLIGPRPERPEFDVKLKEAIPYYEMRYLVKPGITGWAQVLYPYGSSLEDAYEKLSYDLYYIKNYSLWLDIVIVLKTIRVVLLGKGR; encoded by the coding sequence ATGCTAGAGATAGGATTTGAGACTAATAGGGGCAGTATTCAGTTAGTCAAACTCCCACGCTTTATCTCTCTATTTCTGATAATGGGAGACATTTTTGGCCTATTTGTCTGTTTAGGAATTAGTTCTTACGGGACTCTGGATCATCCATTGATAGGATTTGATCTATTTGTATATGGATTTATACTACTGACTTTAACAGGAATGTATTTGTTAAATACATACCATCCAGAGAAAGAAATTGCTGGGTTACAAGCTCCGACTCGCATCCTGATCAGCAGTCTAATAGTTGCCATCATAACTTCCGTGTTAATTAATCTGTCGGGAAACTGGGAAGGTAATTCAGTAGGGATGCGGGGTATATTATTAGTTAACCTGGGAATTTTTACTATCTGGGCAATGATCTTAAGAATATGGGCATTTAATTGGTGGCGATCGCAAGCTCAACAAAGTCGGTGGTTAATGCTAGGAGCCAACAATCATGCCATAAAATTTGCCCAAATGTTCTTAACCCAAAATCCATTGGGGCGATTAGTGATCCTGACGGAAACTGGTCAACATATCCCTGAGTTAGCAGAAATCGAACCCCAATTAAGTCATGAAGGATCTCTCAATGACTTATCTTATTGGAGTCATCAACCCTTATCGGGAGTAGTAGTAGGAACTCAAATAGGTCTCTCTGATCAACAAGTGCAGAGTCTCATGCAACTCCGACTGAAAGGGATTCCCGTTTACCGTCTACCTGATATTTGGGAAACCCTATGCTACAAACTTCCCTCATCTCTACTCGAAGATGAGTGGTTTGCTTTCAGTAGTGGTTTTAACTTGGTATTTTGTGGTGGCAGTCTCAAAATCAAAGAGATTATGGATATAATCGTCACTGGTCTGTTGTCTCTGCTGGTGTCGCCACTCATGATATTTGTAGGACTAATCATCAAATTAGATAGTCCAGGACCAATTTTTTATAGCCAATTACGAACAGGACTGTATGGTAAACCATTTCGGGTTTACAAATTCCGTTCCATGTATCAAGACGCGGAAAAGAGGGGCGCACAATGGGCAAGTCAACGTGACCCCCGCATTACCAGAGTAGGATATTGGCTACGAGTTCTGCGAATTGATGAACTCCCCCAAATTTGGAATGTGTTGTGTGGAGAAATGAGTCTGATTGGTCCACGTCCAGAAAGGCCAGAGTTTGATGTCAAGCTCAAAGAAGCAATTCCTTATTACGAAATGCGCTATTTAGTCAAACCAGGAATTACTGGTTGGGCGCAGGTGCTTTATCCCTACGGATCTTCTCTAGAAGATGCCTATGAAAAGCTATCTTACGACCTTTACTACATCAAAAACTATTCATTATGGTTGGACATAGTGATAGTCTTGAAAACCATCAGAGTTGTTTTATTAGGTAAAGGCAGATGA
- a CDS encoding IS4 family transposase translates to MLPQSYQTIFRKHLSEQQYLTLEILLLLIQAHRQVKLSKLASLFPQPIKYESRKRNLQRFLGIGKLCVKLLWFPLIKYWIRQSLTPKQLNREQRRYFHKKQYQKYGYWMVALDRTQWKGRNIFMVTLVWGTHALPLYWETLNHVGNSNLQTQKRLIKTAIKLLKKCRIVVLADREFHSPKLAKWLDEQGVYFALRQKKNLYFQEKPEQEYQVLKNQGFKPGMSRFYEKVKCGKGDELGLFNIAVYWKRKYRNSGPKEPWYILTNLPTLQQTLCLYRCRWGIEQFFKDCKTGGYNLEDTKVNETRFLALVLLIVIAYSLATMHGQRMKKLGIETYAGRIQQHQDKYPRQSDFSFALYGQLWIYGMELWADLALNLINLKPHKRLFFQRGFQALSLMKQAL, encoded by the coding sequence ATGTTACCACAATCATATCAAACAATTTTCCGAAAGCATTTGAGTGAACAGCAGTATTTGACACTAGAGATATTGTTGTTATTAATACAGGCTCATCGCCAAGTAAAACTGTCAAAATTGGCCAGCTTGTTTCCCCAACCAATTAAATATGAAAGCAGGAAACGTAATCTACAAAGATTTTTAGGAATAGGTAAACTCTGCGTAAAATTATTATGGTTTCCATTGATAAAATATTGGATTAGACAATCGTTAACACCAAAACAACTGAATCGAGAACAGCGCCGTTATTTTCATAAAAAACAGTATCAAAAATATGGTTATTGGATGGTAGCACTGGATAGAACACAGTGGAAGGGGCGAAATATATTTATGGTGACATTGGTATGGGGTACTCATGCCCTACCACTATATTGGGAAACATTAAATCATGTCGGAAATAGTAATTTACAAACACAGAAAAGATTAATAAAGACAGCAATAAAGTTGTTAAAAAAATGTCGAATTGTGGTGTTAGCAGACAGAGAATTTCATAGTCCAAAACTGGCTAAATGGCTTGATGAGCAAGGAGTTTACTTCGCTTTACGCCAGAAGAAAAACCTTTATTTTCAAGAAAAACCTGAACAAGAATATCAAGTTCTTAAAAATCAAGGATTTAAGCCAGGAATGTCGAGATTTTATGAAAAAGTTAAATGTGGTAAAGGGGATGAATTAGGCTTATTTAATATCGCTGTTTATTGGAAGAGAAAATATCGGAACTCTGGACCAAAAGAACCTTGGTATATCTTGACGAATCTACCAACTCTCCAACAAACTTTATGCCTCTATAGATGTCGATGGGGAATTGAGCAATTCTTTAAGGATTGTAAAACTGGTGGTTATAATTTAGAGGATACTAAAGTAAATGAAACTCGCTTTTTAGCTTTAGTATTATTGATTGTCATTGCTTATAGTTTAGCCACTATGCACGGTCAACGGATGAAAAAATTAGGTATAGAGACTTATGCCGGACGTATTCAACAACATCAGGACAAGTACCCACGTCAAAGTGATTTTAGCTTTGCTCTCTACGGACAACTATGGATTTATGGTATGGAATTATGGGCTGATTTAGCTCTGAATTTAATCAATCTCAAGCCTCATAAACGCCTCTTTTTTCAACGGGGCTTTCAGGCTCTATCCCTTATGAAACAAGCTCTTTAG
- a CDS encoding type II toxin-antitoxin system death-on-curing family toxin, producing the protein MHSPKFIAKEDVLSIHNKQINLYGGSYGIRDEGLLDSAIYQPQASFGGEFLHHTIVEQAAAYLFHITNNHAFIDGNKRTAFDVIVTFLNLNDYELNMTPEEAYQLTMQVADNKVSKEQLIEILRDCIIELF; encoded by the coding sequence TTGCATAGTCCTAAATTTATTGCAAAAGAAGATGTACTAAGTATACATAATAAGCAAATTAACCTATATGGTGGCTCATACGGTATCCGCGATGAAGGTTTATTAGATTCTGCGATTTACCAACCTCAAGCAAGTTTTGGAGGAGAGTTTTTACATCATACTATTGTTGAACAAGCAGCAGCATATTTATTTCACATTACTAATAATCATGCTTTTATAGATGGAAATAAACGCACCGCTTTTGATGTTATAGTGACATTCTTGAACTTGAATGATTATGAACTGAACATGACACCAGAAGAAGCATATCAATTAACAATGCAGGTTGCTGATAATAAAGTTAGTAAAGAACAGTTAATTGAGATATTGAGAGATTGTATTATAGAATTATTTTAA
- a CDS encoding M3 family metallopeptidase codes for MRATATIYQNPLLQSCSLPVFADIKSEQVEPAFSHLLAELEKQLIDLEANIEPTWNGLVEPLEKLTERLNWSWGILNHLMGVKNSPELRIAYEKVQPQVVQFMNILGQSKPIYNAFKAIRNSPSWETLDSAQQRIIKAAIRDAELSGVGLEGKDRERFNTIQMELAELATRFANHVLDATKGFILILTTPDDIDGLPSSLLSLAAQVARASGEENATPEHGPWHITLDFPSYFPFIQHSTRRDLREKLYKAYITRASSGELDNNPLIIRILELRKELAKLIGFETFAELSLASKMAKDIPSVERLLEELRQASYNAAVKDLEQLKAFAKAKGAVEAENLQHWDISFWAERQREEQFAFTAEELLPYFPLPQVLDGLFGLVKRLFGVTVTPADGQAPIWHEDVRYFQIADKYGEPIAYFYLDAYSRPAEKRGGAWMDACIHRRKVTENGLTTIRLPVAYLICNQTPPVDGNPSLMAFDEVETLFHEFGHGLHHMLTKVDYLGAAGINNVEWDAVELPSQFMENWCYDRQTLFGMAKHYGTGEALPEHYYQKLLAARNYMSGSTMLRQLDFSSVDLELHYRYCPNSQETVTDVRNRIARLTTVLTPLPQDAFLCAFGHIFEGGYAAGYYSYKWAEVLSADAFAAFEEVGLEDEAAIHAIGRRYRDTVLALGGSQHPMDVFKTFRGRKPSTKALLKHNGLLAAV; via the coding sequence ATGCGTGCAACTGCTACTATTTATCAGAATCCCCTACTTCAAAGCTGTAGTTTACCCGTATTTGCGGATATTAAATCAGAGCAAGTCGAACCAGCTTTTAGTCATCTATTGGCAGAACTGGAAAAGCAATTAATTGACTTAGAGGCAAATATAGAGCCTACTTGGAACGGTTTAGTAGAACCTCTAGAAAAATTGACAGAAAGACTAAATTGGAGTTGGGGAATACTGAATCATTTAATGGGTGTAAAAAATAGTCCAGAACTACGTATTGCCTATGAAAAGGTACAGCCGCAAGTAGTTCAGTTTATGAATATCCTGGGTCAAAGTAAACCTATTTATAATGCTTTCAAAGCAATTCGGAATAGTCCTAGCTGGGAAACTTTAGATTCAGCCCAGCAGAGAATTATCAAAGCTGCAATTCGGGATGCAGAATTGTCTGGTGTTGGTTTAGAAGGAAAAGATAGAGAGCGTTTTAATACTATCCAGATGGAATTAGCAGAACTGGCAACTAGGTTTGCTAATCACGTTCTAGATGCGACTAAAGGCTTTATTTTAATTCTCACCACCCCAGATGACATTGATGGCTTACCAAGTAGCTTGTTGAGTCTTGCAGCTCAAGTTGCTCGTGCATCTGGTGAAGAAAATGCCACCCCGGAACATGGACCTTGGCATATTACTTTAGATTTTCCTAGTTATTTCCCATTCATACAGCACAGTACCAGGCGGGATTTGCGTGAAAAACTCTATAAGGCTTATATTACCCGGGCATCTTCTGGGGAATTAGATAATAATCCTTTGATTATACGAATTTTAGAGCTAAGAAAAGAACTAGCTAAATTAATTGGCTTTGAAACTTTTGCTGAACTGAGTTTGGCTAGTAAGATGGCTAAGGATATTCCCTCTGTAGAAAGGCTGTTAGAAGAACTCCGTCAAGCTAGTTATAATGCTGCTGTCAAAGATTTAGAACAACTCAAAGCCTTTGCCAAGGCGAAAGGAGCCGTAGAAGCCGAAAATTTGCAGCATTGGGATATTAGCTTTTGGGCTGAACGTCAACGGGAAGAACAATTTGCCTTTACTGCCGAGGAGTTACTTCCCTATTTTCCCCTGCCTCAAGTTCTAGATGGGCTATTTGGGCTGGTAAAAAGGCTTTTTGGGGTGACGGTGACACCTGCTGATGGTCAAGCCCCAATATGGCATGAGGATGTTCGTTATTTCCAAATTGCTGATAAATATGGTGAACCCATTGCCTATTTTTACCTAGATGCTTACAGCCGTCCTGCGGAAAAGCGTGGTGGTGCTTGGATGGATGCTTGTATTCACCGTCGCAAAGTTACAGAAAATGGTTTAACTACTATTCGGCTACCTGTAGCTTATTTGATTTGTAATCAAACTCCCCCTGTAGATGGTAATCCGAGTTTGATGGCTTTTGATGAAGTGGAGACATTGTTCCATGAATTTGGACATGGTTTACATCATATGCTGACTAAGGTGGATTATCTGGGGGCAGCAGGTATTAATAATGTTGAGTGGGACGCAGTGGAATTACCGAGCCAGTTTATGGAAAACTGGTGTTATGACCGCCAAACCTTGTTTGGCATGGCGAAACATTATGGAACAGGGGAAGCATTACCGGAACATTACTACCAAAAATTGTTGGCGGCACGTAATTACATGAGTGGTTCAACTATGTTGCGGCAACTGGATTTTAGTAGTGTGGACTTGGAGTTACATTACCGCTATTGCCCTAATAGTCAGGAAACTGTGACAGATGTGCGAAACCGGATTGCTAGGTTAACGACTGTGTTAACACCATTACCCCAGGATGCGTTTTTATGTGCTTTCGGTCATATTTTTGAAGGGGGTTATGCAGCGGGATATTATAGCTATAAATGGGCTGAAGTTCTCAGTGCTGATGCTTTTGCCGCTTTTGAAGAAGTAGGTTTGGAAGATGAAGCTGCAATTCATGCGATTGGCAGACGTTACCGAGATACGGTGTTAGCACTAGGTGGCAGTCAGCATCCAATGGATGTATTTAAAACCTTCCGGGGACGAAAACCCAGTACCAAGGCTTTACTCAAGCACAATGGACTGCTGGCTGCTGTGTAA
- a CDS encoding tocopherol cyclase family protein, whose protein sequence is MLNIPKNFFDFTQTPHSGYHWDGSDRRFFEGWYYRVTLTEIRQTIAFMYSIEDPRGNQPYSGGAAQILGINDEYLCRTFPDINKFWASRDILGLGHWGKTNLQVSPLYLIPREFAHHIQEGYQATATLNQGIITDPTTGNYCRWEYAIQPMYAWGNQNSPQQSTAGWLSFSQIFEPGWQILMAHGLASGWIDWHGKIYEFTNAPAYAEKNWGGAFPQKWFWLNCNAFINQPDLALTAGGGKRGVLWWMESVAMIGIHHQGKFYEFVPWNSEVTWQIQPWGRWQMQAKNLNYEIELTGTTHLPGTPLRAPTTNGLTFCCRDTMQGEITLELRELNSGKSQVILTASSNLCGLEVGGDDWDYCWRSQ, encoded by the coding sequence ATGCTGAATATTCCCAAAAATTTCTTTGATTTCACCCAAACTCCCCATAGCGGTTATCATTGGGATGGGAGCGATCGCCGTTTTTTTGAGGGCTGGTATTACCGCGTCACACTGACCGAAATTCGGCAAACTATCGCCTTCATGTACTCCATCGAAGACCCAAGAGGCAATCAGCCCTACAGCGGCGGAGCAGCCCAAATACTGGGTATAAATGATGAATACCTTTGTCGCACTTTTCCTGATATCAACAAATTTTGGGCAAGTCGGGATATTTTGGGATTAGGACATTGGGGAAAAACCAACTTACAAGTTTCACCTCTGTATCTTATTCCTCGTGAATTTGCACACCATATTCAAGAAGGCTATCAAGCCACAGCTACCTTAAACCAAGGCATAATTACAGATCCTACCACTGGTAATTATTGCCGATGGGAGTATGCAATTCAACCCATGTACGCATGGGGAAATCAAAATAGTCCCCAGCAATCAACCGCCGGTTGGTTATCATTTTCTCAGATATTTGAACCTGGTTGGCAAATTTTAATGGCTCATGGTTTAGCCAGCGGTTGGATAGATTGGCATGGTAAAATTTATGAATTCACAAATGCTCCAGCATACGCAGAAAAAAATTGGGGTGGTGCTTTTCCCCAAAAATGGTTTTGGCTAAATTGTAATGCCTTTATCAATCAACCAGACTTAGCTTTAACAGCCGGTGGCGGCAAACGTGGTGTATTATGGTGGATGGAATCAGTCGCCATGATTGGTATTCACCACCAAGGCAAATTTTATGAATTTGTTCCCTGGAATTCAGAGGTAACATGGCAAATTCAACCCTGGGGTAGATGGCAAATGCAAGCCAAAAACCTCAATTACGAAATTGAACTGACAGGGACTACCCATCTTCCCGGTACACCCCTCCGCGCACCTACAACTAATGGTTTAACTTTTTGTTGTCGAGATACCATGCAAGGGGAAATCACTTTAGAATTGCGAGAACTTAATAGCGGCAAATCTCAAGTTATCCTGACTGCAAGTAGTAATCTTTGCGGGTTAGAAGTCGGTGGTGATGATTGGGATTATTGTTGGCGATCGCAATAA
- a CDS encoding cyanophycin synthetase, whose product MSITSIIQKVALQIGAVILVEPEYEFVGHITFKNGKKSVFSHAKLNINGFASAELAKDKAYSNFFLKHFGYRVTEGKTFFSDQMCAKIAHPRNIDDGFNYAQSMGFPVIVKPLNLSQGILVTKVHNQEEYYDVANKIFQIKSGLIVEKFYSGNDYRIVVLDDEVITAYQRIPLCVVGDGISNVLELLQQKQEKIISTGRKNVIKFDDFRISQKLKTQNFDWDSVIPHDHTVYLLDSANLSSGGEAVDFSETIHPDFQKLAINMTKDIGLRLAGVDILTDDITMPMVDYTLIEVNGSPGLNHYAASGKLAAKRVEELYLKILQVIENES is encoded by the coding sequence ATGTCAATTACATCAATCATCCAAAAAGTAGCATTGCAAATAGGGGCTGTGATTTTAGTTGAACCAGAATATGAATTTGTGGGGCATATTACTTTTAAAAATGGGAAAAAGTCGGTTTTTAGTCATGCCAAATTGAATATTAATGGTTTCGCCTCAGCCGAATTAGCTAAAGATAAAGCCTATAGTAATTTTTTCCTGAAGCACTTTGGATATCGGGTGACAGAGGGAAAGACATTTTTTAGTGATCAGATGTGTGCTAAAATAGCTCATCCTCGAAATATTGATGATGGATTTAATTATGCACAATCAATGGGATTTCCTGTGATTGTTAAGCCGCTAAATCTGAGTCAAGGTATATTGGTGACTAAGGTGCATAATCAGGAGGAATATTATGATGTTGCTAATAAGATATTCCAAATTAAATCAGGGTTGATTGTTGAAAAGTTTTATAGTGGTAATGACTATAGAATTGTAGTGTTAGATGATGAGGTGATTACGGCTTATCAAAGAATTCCTTTATGTGTTGTTGGTGATGGTATATCTAATGTTTTGGAGTTGCTACAACAAAAACAGGAAAAAATTATTAGTACGGGTAGAAAAAATGTGATTAAATTTGATGATTTTCGCATTTCCCAAAAATTAAAAACACAAAATTTTGATTGGGATAGTGTGATTCCTCATGATCATACTGTTTATCTTTTGGATAGTGCTAATTTATCAAGTGGAGGTGAAGCGGTGGATTTTTCGGAAACTATTCATCCTGATTTTCAGAAGTTAGCAATTAATATGACTAAAGATATTGGACTAAGATTAGCTGGGGTGGACATACTTACCGATGATATTACTATGCCGATGGTAGATTATACGCTGATTGAAGTCAATGGTTCTCCTGGGTTAAATCACTATGCTGCTAGTGGTAAATTAGCAGCAAAGAGAGTGGAAGAGTTATATTTGAAAATTCTTCAGGTGATAGAGAATGAGAGTTAA
- a CDS encoding 3-deoxy-7-phosphoheptulonate synthase, which yields MINKLINTNIKSSHVLPTPNEVKAKLPLTKTAENTILKFRQEIENILDFQDRRKFIVVGPCSIHDPKAAIEYGEKLLGLAEKVQDKLLLIMRVYFEKPRTTVGWKGLINDPKMDDSFHVEEGILIARNLLLKLTDLGLPTATEALDPIIPQYISELVSWSAIGARTTESQTHREMASGLSMPVGFKNGTDGNIQVAVNALKSAKTPHNFLGINQKGQVSVFQTRGNAHGHVILRGGNQPNFDAENIQLVEEQLKAANLSPRIVVDCSHGNTNKDYRLQSMVFENIIQQVLDGTNSIVGMMLESNLYEGSQVITGNREDLKYGVSVTDKCINWQETERIILAAYSKLQ from the coding sequence ATGATCAACAAATTAATTAATACTAACATTAAGAGTTCTCATGTTTTACCAACTCCTAATGAGGTTAAGGCAAAATTACCTTTAACTAAAACTGCTGAAAATACAATTTTAAAATTCAGACAAGAAATAGAAAATATTTTAGATTTTCAAGATCGACGTAAATTCATTGTAGTCGGTCCTTGTTCAATTCATGATCCAAAAGCGGCGATAGAATATGGAGAAAAGTTGCTAGGCTTGGCAGAAAAAGTTCAGGATAAATTACTGTTAATCATGCGGGTTTATTTTGAAAAACCCAGAACTACTGTAGGCTGGAAAGGATTAATTAATGATCCGAAAATGGATGATTCTTTTCATGTAGAAGAAGGAATTTTAATTGCCAGAAACTTACTATTAAAGTTAACAGATTTAGGATTACCCACTGCTACAGAAGCACTTGATCCAATCATACCTCAATATATAAGTGAACTGGTTTCCTGGTCTGCAATTGGTGCAAGGACAACCGAATCGCAAACACACCGAGAAATGGCTAGTGGTTTATCTATGCCAGTAGGTTTTAAAAATGGTACTGACGGTAATATTCAAGTTGCTGTAAATGCCCTCAAATCAGCAAAGACTCCCCATAATTTCCTGGGTATTAATCAAAAGGGACAAGTGAGTGTATTTCAAACTAGGGGAAATGCTCATGGTCATGTAATTTTGCGTGGTGGAAATCAGCCTAATTTTGATGCCGAGAATATTCAGTTAGTAGAGGAACAATTAAAAGCAGCTAACTTATCACCAAGAATAGTTGTTGATTGTAGTCATGGTAATACTAATAAAGATTACAGATTACAATCTATGGTGTTTGAGAATATTATCCAGCAAGTATTAGATGGTACTAATTCCATTGTAGGAATGATGCTAGAATCGAATTTGTATGAAGGTAGTCAAGTAATTACAGGGAATCGTGAAGATTTAAAATATGGTGTTTCCGTAACTGATAAATGTATCAATTGGCAAGAAACCGAAAGAATTATTTTGGCTGCTTACAGTAAATTACAATAA